One genomic region from Populus nigra chromosome 8, ddPopNigr1.1, whole genome shotgun sequence encodes:
- the LOC133700416 gene encoding uncharacterized protein LOC133700416 isoform X2 yields the protein MMRDSLITVATATTMPPPPPAPSSHVLPIRYDHEQHRRWRRRNGNVIVSVSASATPLSINQTTMDSSSRRLKTYQEVVKSAREKFTQEFSFQSKDKDISLAKALLYIASEDEAFIALNQEMDACSLLNERRDVSVASNAQEWDCVEQMPLAGKTISEWVSELDNITKEVEAELVSRDIGCHLVELLDSVNLVLFELRGFKRSPVVVDSKYSYLHTVLSTRCGSAILLSIIYIEVCRRLDLTIVGSRVGEDFLIWPQMGNPEELFKVTSGHSLFAIVNGRCVEDPRSKASDLTGNSLLGLEIATKRDIIGIALANLIRLHWKRASRSNPGLMLASPLRHAHNTDEKLIKFHSSSIPLLRPQDLRLS from the exons ATGATGCGTGATTCACTCATCACTGTTGCTACTGCAACAACCAtgccgccaccaccaccagcacctTCATCTCATGTTTTGCCCATCAG GTATGATCATGAACAACACCGGCGTTGGAGGAGAAGAAATGGGAATGTTATTGTTTCAGTTTCAGCTTCAGCTACCCCTCTTTCAATCAATCAGACGACCATGGACTCATCTTCCCGtcgtctcaaaacttatcaggAG GTTGTCAAGTCCGCAAGGGAAAAGTTCACCCAGGAATTCTCCTTCCAATCCAAGGACAAAGACATTTCCCTTGCTAAG GCTTTGCTGTACATTGCATCAGAAGATGAGGCATTTATCGCTCTCAATCAAGAGATGGATGCTTGCTCACTCCTGAATGAGAGGAGAGATGTTTCAGTTGCATCGAATGCCCAGGAGTGGGATTGTGTGGAGCAGATGCCTTTGGCTGGAAAGACAATAAGTGAGTGGGTCAGTGAATTGGACAACATCACCAAGGAGGTCGAAGCAGAGCTAGTTTCAAGAGACATAGGTTGCCATTTGGTTGAACTTTTGGATTCAGTGAATCTAGTCCTTTTTGAGTTGAGAGGCTTCAAAAGATCACCTGTTGTTGTAGATTCAAAGTATTCATACTTGCACACGGTATTAAGCACCAGATGTGGCAGTG CAATTTTGCTTAGTATAATTTACATTGAAGTCTGTAGACGACTTGATCTGACCATTGTGGGATCTCGAGTTGGGGAAGATTTTTTGATATGGCCCCAAATGGGGAACCCAGAG GAGCTCTTCAAGGTAACTTCAGGGCACAGCTTGTTTGCAATTGTCAACGGAAGGTGTGTTGAGGACCCTAGATCAAAGGCATCGGATTTAACTGGAAACTCTCTTTTGGGACTTGAGATAGCTACAAAACGAGACATTATAGGGATTGCTCTGGCCAATTTGATT AGGCTTCACTGGAAACGTGCTTCAAGATCAAATCCTGGATTGATGCTGGCTTCTCCACTTAGGCATGCTCATAATACTGATGAAAAACTTATCAAGTTCCATAGTTCAAGTATTCCTTTGCTTCGGCCTCAAGATCTTAG ATTATCATAA
- the LOC133700416 gene encoding uncharacterized protein LOC133700416 isoform X1 translates to MMRDSLITVATATTMPPPPPAPSSHVLPIRYDHEQHRRWRRRNGNVIVSVSASATPLSINQTTMDSSSRRLKTYQEVVKSAREKFTQEFSFQSKDKDISLAKALLYIASEDEAFIALNQEMDACSLLNERRDVSVASNAQEWDCVEQMPLAGKTISEWVSELDNITKEVEAELVSRDIGCHLVELLDSVNLVLFELRGFKRSPVVVDSKYSYLHTVLSTRCGSAILLSIIYIEVCRRLDLTIVGSRVGEDFLIWPQMGNPEELFKVTSGHSLFAIVNGRCVEDPRSKASDLTGNSLLGLEIATKRDIIGIALANLIRLHWKRASRSNPGLMLASPLRHAHNTDEKLIKFHSSSIPLLRPQDLRLAVMASERLLILQPHNWALRRDHGMMLYYNRKYGQAVQELSICMAFAPEEEAKVLEAFVEKLHLLRLESSWKSLGHTGQLTVP, encoded by the exons ATGATGCGTGATTCACTCATCACTGTTGCTACTGCAACAACCAtgccgccaccaccaccagcacctTCATCTCATGTTTTGCCCATCAG GTATGATCATGAACAACACCGGCGTTGGAGGAGAAGAAATGGGAATGTTATTGTTTCAGTTTCAGCTTCAGCTACCCCTCTTTCAATCAATCAGACGACCATGGACTCATCTTCCCGtcgtctcaaaacttatcaggAG GTTGTCAAGTCCGCAAGGGAAAAGTTCACCCAGGAATTCTCCTTCCAATCCAAGGACAAAGACATTTCCCTTGCTAAG GCTTTGCTGTACATTGCATCAGAAGATGAGGCATTTATCGCTCTCAATCAAGAGATGGATGCTTGCTCACTCCTGAATGAGAGGAGAGATGTTTCAGTTGCATCGAATGCCCAGGAGTGGGATTGTGTGGAGCAGATGCCTTTGGCTGGAAAGACAATAAGTGAGTGGGTCAGTGAATTGGACAACATCACCAAGGAGGTCGAAGCAGAGCTAGTTTCAAGAGACATAGGTTGCCATTTGGTTGAACTTTTGGATTCAGTGAATCTAGTCCTTTTTGAGTTGAGAGGCTTCAAAAGATCACCTGTTGTTGTAGATTCAAAGTATTCATACTTGCACACGGTATTAAGCACCAGATGTGGCAGTG CAATTTTGCTTAGTATAATTTACATTGAAGTCTGTAGACGACTTGATCTGACCATTGTGGGATCTCGAGTTGGGGAAGATTTTTTGATATGGCCCCAAATGGGGAACCCAGAG GAGCTCTTCAAGGTAACTTCAGGGCACAGCTTGTTTGCAATTGTCAACGGAAGGTGTGTTGAGGACCCTAGATCAAAGGCATCGGATTTAACTGGAAACTCTCTTTTGGGACTTGAGATAGCTACAAAACGAGACATTATAGGGATTGCTCTGGCCAATTTGATT AGGCTTCACTGGAAACGTGCTTCAAGATCAAATCCTGGATTGATGCTGGCTTCTCCACTTAGGCATGCTCATAATACTGATGAAAAACTTATCAAGTTCCATAGTTCAAGTATTCCTTTGCTTCGGCCTCAAGATCTTAG GCTGGCTGTCATGGCTTCGGAAAGATTGTTGATTCTGCAACCGCATAATTGGGCTTTGAGGAGAGACCATGGCATGATGCTGTACTATAACAG GAAATATGGTCAGGCAGTGCAAGAGCTTAGCATTTGCATGGCATTTGCTCCAGAAGAAGAGGCGAAAGTCCTAGAAGCATTTGTTGAGAAATTGCACTTGTTGCGGCTTGAATCATCATGGAAGTCTTTGGGACACACTGGTCAGCTAACAGTTCCTTGA
- the LOC133700416 gene encoding uncharacterized protein LOC133700416 isoform X3, which yields MDACSLLNERRDVSVASNAQEWDCVEQMPLAGKTISEWVSELDNITKEVEAELVSRDIGCHLVELLDSVNLVLFELRGFKRSPVVVDSKYSYLHTVLSTRCGSAILLSIIYIEVCRRLDLTIVGSRVGEDFLIWPQMGNPEELFKVTSGHSLFAIVNGRCVEDPRSKASDLTGNSLLGLEIATKRDIIGIALANLIRLHWKRASRSNPGLMLASPLRHAHNTDEKLIKFHSSSIPLLRPQDLRLAVMASERLLILQPHNWALRRDHGMMLYYNRKYGQAVQELSICMAFAPEEEAKVLEAFVEKLHLLRLESSWKSLGHTGQLTVP from the exons ATGGATGCTTGCTCACTCCTGAATGAGAGGAGAGATGTTTCAGTTGCATCGAATGCCCAGGAGTGGGATTGTGTGGAGCAGATGCCTTTGGCTGGAAAGACAATAAGTGAGTGGGTCAGTGAATTGGACAACATCACCAAGGAGGTCGAAGCAGAGCTAGTTTCAAGAGACATAGGTTGCCATTTGGTTGAACTTTTGGATTCAGTGAATCTAGTCCTTTTTGAGTTGAGAGGCTTCAAAAGATCACCTGTTGTTGTAGATTCAAAGTATTCATACTTGCACACGGTATTAAGCACCAGATGTGGCAGTG CAATTTTGCTTAGTATAATTTACATTGAAGTCTGTAGACGACTTGATCTGACCATTGTGGGATCTCGAGTTGGGGAAGATTTTTTGATATGGCCCCAAATGGGGAACCCAGAG GAGCTCTTCAAGGTAACTTCAGGGCACAGCTTGTTTGCAATTGTCAACGGAAGGTGTGTTGAGGACCCTAGATCAAAGGCATCGGATTTAACTGGAAACTCTCTTTTGGGACTTGAGATAGCTACAAAACGAGACATTATAGGGATTGCTCTGGCCAATTTGATT AGGCTTCACTGGAAACGTGCTTCAAGATCAAATCCTGGATTGATGCTGGCTTCTCCACTTAGGCATGCTCATAATACTGATGAAAAACTTATCAAGTTCCATAGTTCAAGTATTCCTTTGCTTCGGCCTCAAGATCTTAG GCTGGCTGTCATGGCTTCGGAAAGATTGTTGATTCTGCAACCGCATAATTGGGCTTTGAGGAGAGACCATGGCATGATGCTGTACTATAACAG GAAATATGGTCAGGCAGTGCAAGAGCTTAGCATTTGCATGGCATTTGCTCCAGAAGAAGAGGCGAAAGTCCTAGAAGCATTTGTTGAGAAATTGCACTTGTTGCGGCTTGAATCATCATGGAAGTCTTTGGGACACACTGGTCAGCTAACAGTTCCTTGA